In the genome of Larimichthys crocea isolate SSNF unplaced genomic scaffold, L_crocea_2.0 scaffold12551, whole genome shotgun sequence, the window aagaaatgttatttttatcttcGCCTGCTCTCATTAATGATAAATGCTACATGCTATATATAAATGCTACATGCTATATATAAATGCTACAGGCTATATTTCACTTTTGCTGAtgctgttttagttttattatttattttaggtttATGCTTTATTAACTGTTATGGAcgtgcagaaacacagacattCAGAgacaatgtaaatgtaattagaAAGATTTAAATCCAAATTGCATGTATTCCCGAGGGTTCAGTATAGGtatgtaggaaaaaaaaagattatatgGATGATTATGAGTCGATTGTTGGTTTTGATGGTTACCTGTATTACAGTAAATCTTAGTGAAATTTTGCGTGATAAAATTCCTGTTTATGTTGTTAATGTCATTATCGCGGTAGACTATCGGGATATTTAATAACAGGCTCATCCAAGTCTTACGAGTGACTTGAGATGAAGGCCTTGTGTGTAGCTGTAGCTGTAATGTGTAGCTTGTAACGTAGGCATGAAGTCTGAAAGCATGGCGGAAAGTGCTGGCAGCACACAGGTCATTTTCCACCCCACTAAAGGGATGACATTATATTTTGGGTTTCTTAAGAATGcagatattattattcattatattaTTTCAATGTATGTACTTTGTGGACATTTGTACAACAGTTAAGAGATCAGGGGAGCACACATGATAACAGCTGTGTATGAAGTGAGATGTAAACGTAAACAACATATCACTTTGCCTTTCTGAGGTTGATGTGCTGTTCAACATTGCTCTGGGATTTCTTGCTTTTTGTTCTCtcacaaatgtgttttggtCTTAAAAAGATATTAAAGCTCTTACATTTAATTTGGTGATGCCTGCATAAACtgttaacagaaaaaaatgctcTCCTGGTGCACTGTGAAAAACTTTTAGATTTGTGGGGATAACCCACCAATTAAAGAATTCAGAAAATTCCATGCTGCTTTGCATTTCACATTTGATTCCAACTTCATTCCACATTGCTTAAATTGTAGTGTCCTATCATTATACTACTTAATGATAACTATTACTATAACTATTACTTAAAACTGTACTATATTTCCACTGATACCTAGACCTGCCATCTACTCCATAccatgtgtaaataaatatgatcataaactATTATACTATGAAGTACTATAAGCAGCCATCAAAGCGTGTATCAAAGCATCTATCAACTGTTAATTCTGACTTTATGCCGTGTCAAAAGTCCCTAATTCCCCCTGTGAACATTCATAGATGAAAGCACGACCGCCCCCAAACCACGGCTGGAAGAGGCGAAGAGGGACAGACATCAGGGGCAGACAGACCACTGGAAGGAATGAGGTAAGTAATATGGGTCAACATTACACAGAAAATTCCACATTAGGGCATAAGCTCACACAAAATTGAAAAGTTGTAAATCAACTCAGAAAAATGAGGCCAAAAGCTCAACTTGCAGTTTTAATTTGCCACTGGAAAATTGCTGAGACACTAAAACAATTATGTAAGAGACGATTTTTAATGTATATGGTACTAGAATTGGTGATTTTTTGAAGCATGGAGAAGTCTCCAGAGTATTTTCTAATGTTTAGTGAGCAAGAAAAGGTAACATTCtttaccattttattttatttaatgacagTATTATggttactgtaaaataaaatattgcagCTAATCAGTAGTCAGTCACAGTAAACTGATTAAATTGATCTCCTGGTTTATGTTCACATCAGAAGAGATTATCAAATCACTCCTATACTGTGGTCAACCAGCTCTGCGATCATCCTGCTCTGTCCTATCCTGGTTGCAATGTTGCTAACATGCTTGTATGAGTGACAGGCAGCGGCTGCCTTTAGACTATGACACACACTGGGCTGGGTACTTATGAGGTGTTGATGACGTAGCAGTAATTAACATGATGATCTTACAAAAATGACTCAACAGTATTGCCACATGATAATGTAAAATTTTGTGTTAGTTTTTACTGTTTCAATATTTCCGCAGGCCTGTGGGTCATTTGTATTAATTTATGTGAGTgaataacatgttttttcccttctttttctgtccatctgttcTCCAAGATGGATTTGCCTTTTGAGATGGACTCAAGTACCATCAGTGGATCCATCAATGACCAGCCTACCTCAACACATAACCATGATGGGCTCCTTGTAGAAGAGtgttgtcagtctgtgtttgttgcaCCTGACTCATCAACCTCAGACCATGAGAGTCCCCATCTGAAAGCTGGAATTTCAGAGTCAGAGTCGTCTGAAAAGTTGTTATCCTTCCACTATGGATCTGACAAAAAACACTCATACTCATCAGATgcagatgatgaagatgaagatgactTATTCAGCAACAGTGGATCTGGTGAAGAATATCAGCCCTCATCAACACCATCGAGCAGTGACTCTGAGGAATTttcagagaaggagaagaagtcaTCCAGGCACACAATCCCAGAGAAAGATCACTGTCACCAATCATCTGGTGAACATGAGCAACTAGAAGCTTTGGATCTAAGTACCAAAAATACGTCACCACATCCAtttgaaaagaggaaaggaggaaagaaaggtgGAAAGAAGCAGCAAGGTGGTGACAAGAGACAAAAAGTTACGGTTAACACAAGCCAAAAGAAGGGTAAAAGGACTCGGAACAAACCTCAATACTGTGTATATTGTGGAAAGTCAAATCTGAAGATTGCAAGacatttacaaagaaaacacaaggatGAAGCTGATGTTGCCCACGCCTTTAGTTTTCCAGTTGGTTCCAAAGAAAGGAAGGTGCTGCTGGAAACCCTTCGAAATAAGGGCAATTGGCAACATAATCTTAAGGTCTTGGAAGAAGGAAATGGGGAGATTGTGACGTGGAAACGTCCATCTGAGAAAACACCTGTGAGTGACTATCTACCCTGCCAACACTGTTACGCCATGTTCAAGAGGACTGAACTCTGGCGACATGAGAAAACATGTAGAGCTAGAAAAGTGGACACAAAGAGAGGCAAAAGAGGAAGAATCCAAAAAACTTCGTCACAACTCATTCCAATCATGAAGTCCTCAGATGGAATTCAAAATCTCATTCACACCATGTTGCAAGATAAGGTAACCTCTCAGATCAGAAGTGACACGATGATATGCAAATATGGAGATACATTATTTGCAAGAAAGGGCCGTGAACAATCTCAACACAGATACATTGCCCGAAAGATGAGAGAACTGGGACGGTTTGTGATGGCTGCAAAGGAAATTGACAAGAGTGTCAAAGGTCTGAAAGATCTGTGTGATCCAACAAAATTTAATTTGACAATAAAAGCAGTTAGAAGAGTGTCAAATTACAGCACAAGCACCACTGAATATGCAAAGCCATCCACTGCAGTTAAAATTGGCTTTTCTCTCAAAGGGGCAACAGAAACTTGGATTGGACATTGTTTGAGGACATCAGATGTTTTAGGTGAACAAAAAGCCAAGAAGTTTAAGGAGTTGCTGGAAAGCTCTTGGTCCAGTTATGTGTCAACAAATGCTCACAGTACAATGGAACAACGCCGATGGAACAAAGAAGACTGTGTGCCTTTGACCGAGGATGTTATTACTCTGCAAAACTATTTGAGGAAGATTGAGGATGAGTCTAAGGCGGAGTTGAAGAAGTCTGTGAGCACCACTGCATACAAAAGGCTATGTGAGAGCCTTCTTGCACAAATAATTGTCTTCAATAAGAATCGGGAAGGCGAAGCTTCACGGCTAACATTAGAGACTTATCTAAAAGCAGATACTGCCCCAGTGAATAAAGACATTTATGATACTTTATCACccatggaaaaacaaatgagcCACAGACTGACACGAATTGTGACACGTGGGAAGAGAGGTCGAAAAGTGCCCATTCTGCTACTTGAGCGTACAAGAGCCTCTCTTGATTTCTTGATCAAAAAACGGAGTGATGTTGGAATACTTGATGACAACCCCTATCTGTTTGCTAGGATCgggacaacaacaaacatccaTGGGTGTGACTGTCTCAGGAAATATGCCGTAGAGAGCAAAGCAAGCAACCCAGAGCTCCTGAGGTCGACAAAACTCAGAAAGCATGTTGCTACTTTATGCCAGCTTCTCAACCTTGATCATCAAGAACTGGAACAAGTAGCTCGTTTTATGGGACATGACATGCGAGTCCACTGTGAATATTATCGCCAAACAGACAAAACGTTTCAGGTGGCCAAGATTGGAAAACTTCTGTTCGCAATGGAGCAAGGAGCAAAATCTCTAAAAGGGAAGAGCCTGAAGACACTGGACTCTGTAGTCTTTGGTATGTTgttttacttattatttttcaaGTAATTTTTGGTATTTTGAGTATATTtagtaatgaaaacaaaccacactGCATTTGGGGATAAACAAAGCGGTGTATCAAAGCATCTATCAACCTgttaattctgacttttaatgCAGTGTCAAAAGCCTCCTAATTTCCCCTGTGAACATTTTCATAGATGAAAGACACGACCGCCCCCCAACTACAGGCTCGAGAAGAGGCGAAGAGGGACAGACATCAGGTGCAGACAGACCACTGGAAGTTACTGATGGTAAGTAATATGTGTGATAATTTTCACACAACAAATTATGTAAGAGGttatcttgatttttttttttttgtatttattggtACTTataagtttgtatttttttgaagCATGGAGAAGTCTCCAGAGTATTTTCTAATGTTTAATGAGCAAGAAAAGGTAACATTCTTAAACAATGAGTGTGATTGCTGCTTAAAGATTTTTCAGTACAACTTATGCTCTTATTAGATGGGGATCTGCAGCACCTGTCCACCCCGAGCTCACCTGTTGAGAGACCAAAGAAGACTGCTACAAGAAGAAGGCATGATGATAATGCTAGGAGTGAAAGTGATGTGGGTAAGTCCATTACCACCACAAGAAATGTTCTCAGTCTTGTTCAGTACTGTTTCACTGTGCAAGTGTCATCTTTCTTAGATGCTATACATGGAGATATTAGTGTTTTCACTTTactaaaacataatttttcatAGATGAGGAAGAGTCACAACAACAGACTCCCGAAAGGCCCCCTGTTGATTGGAGTGATGATGAGAGGGGTAAGTCTAGACATTGACAAAACTGCACTGTTAACAGGTGTTCAGCCATTCACATTGAAAAGACATTGTGTGAA includes:
- the LOC104929912 gene encoding uncharacterized protein LOC104929912 isoform X3, with product MDLPFEMDSSTISGSINDQPTSTHNHDGLLVEECCQSVFVAPDSSTSDHESPHLKAGISESESSEKLLSFHYGSDKKHSYSSDADDEDEDDLFSNSGSGEEYQPSSTPSSSDSEEFSEKEKKSSRHTIPEKDHCHQSSGEHEQLEALDLSTKNTSPHPFEKRKGGKKGGKKQQGGDKRQKVTVNTSQKKGKRTRNKPQYCVYCGKSNLKIARHLQRKHKDEADVAHAFSFPVGSKERKVLLETLRNKGNWQHNLKVLEEGNGEIVTWKRPSEKTPVSDYLPCQHCYAMFKRTELWRHEKTCRARKVDTKRGKRGRIQKTSSQLIPIMKSSDGIQNLIHTMLQDKVTSQIRSDTMICKYGDTLFARKGREQSQHRYIARKMRELGRFVMAAKEIDKSVKGLKDLCDPTKFNLTIKAVRRVSNYSTSTTEYAKPSTAVKIGFSLKGATETWIGHCLRTSDVLGEQKAKKFKELLESSWSSYVSTNAHSTMEQRRWNKEDCVPLTEDVITLQNYLRKIEDESKAELKKSVSTTAYKRLCESLLAQIIVFNKNREGEASRLTLETYLKADTAPVNKDIYDTLSPMEKQMSHRLTRIVTRGKRGRKVPILLLERTRASLDFLIKKRSDVGILDDNPYLFARIGTTTNIHGCDCLRKYAVESKASNPELLRSTKLRKHVATLCQLLNLDHQELEQVARFMGHDMRVHCEYYRQTDKTFQVAKIGKLLFAMEQGAKSLKGKSLKTLDSVVFDERHDRPPTTGSRRGEEGQTSGADRPLEVTDDGDLQHLSTPSSPVERPKKTATRRRHDDNARSESDVDEEESQQQTPERPPVDWSDDERGGKQQPMMNTPPPVKRRKKTSTKQKHDEDTGEQSITATKSSAKKRKKTAATATAERGKTGGKEQPMMNTPPPIKRRKKTSTKQKHDEDSEEEEQSITSTQSSAKEGQKTAAERGKTDAKIQVKRPWTNQEKSAVQRGMAKFIALKKVPGKTDCLLCIRKESPVLRTRTWKDIKYFVHNEIVRNKRKLEF
- the LOC104929912 gene encoding uncharacterized protein LOC104929912 isoform X7, which translates into the protein MDLPFEMDSSTISGSINDQPTSTHNHDGLLVEECCQSVFVAPDSSTSDHESPHLKAGISESESSEKLLSFHYGSDKKHSYSSDADDEDEDDLFSNSGSGEEYQPSSTPSSSDSEEFSEKEKKSSRHTIPEKDHCHQSSGEHEQLEALDLSTKNTSPHPFEKRKGGKKGGKKQQGGDKRQKVTVNTSQKKGKRTRNKPQYCVYCGKSNLKIARHLQRKHKDEADVAHAFSFPVGSKERKVLLETLRNKGNWQHNLKVLEEGNGEIVTWKRPSEKTPVSDYLPCQHCYAMFKRTELWRHEKTCRARKVDTKRGKRGRIQKTSSQLIPIMKSSDGIQNLIHTMLQDKVTSQIRSDTMICKYGDTLFARKGREQSQHRYIARKMRELGRFVMAAKEIDKSVKGLKDLCDPTKFNLTIKAVRRVSNYSTSTTEYAKPSTAVKIGFSLKGATETWIGHCLRTSDVLGEQKAKKFKELLESSWSSYVSTNAHSTMEQRRWNKEDCVPLTEDVITLQNYLRKIEDESKAELKKSVSTTAYKRLCESLLAQIIVFNKNREGEASRLTLETYLKADTAPVNKDIYDTLSPMEKQMSHRLTRIVTRGKRGRKVPILLLERTRASLDFLIKKRSDVGILDDNPYLFARIGTTTNIHGCDCLRKYAVESKASNPELLRSTKLRKHVATLCQLLNLDHQELEQVARFMGHDMRVHCEYYRQTDKTFQVAKIGKLLFAMEQGAKSLKGKSLKTLDSVVFDERHDRPPTTGSRRGEEGQTSGADRPLEVTDDGDLQHLSTPSSPVERPKKTATRRRHDDNARSESDVDEEESQQQTPERPPVDWSDDERGGKQQPMMNTPPPVKRRKKTSTKQKHDEDTGEQSITATKSSAKKRKKTAATATAERGKTDAKIQVKRPWTNQEKSAVQRGMAKFIALKKVPGKTDCLLCIRKESPVLRTRTWKDIKYFVHNEIVRNKRKLEF
- the LOC104929912 gene encoding uncharacterized protein LOC104929912 isoform X1 — encoded protein: MDLPFEMDSSTISGSINDQPTSTHNHDGLLVEECCQSVFVAPDSSTSDHESPHLKAGISESESSEKLLSFHYGSDKKHSYSSDADDEDEDDLFSNSGSGEEYQPSSTPSSSDSEEFSEKEKKSSRHTIPEKDHCHQSSGEHEQLEALDLSTKNTSPHPFEKRKGGKKGGKKQQGGDKRQKVTVNTSQKKGKRTRNKPQYCVYCGKSNLKIARHLQRKHKDEADVAHAFSFPVGSKERKVLLETLRNKGNWQHNLKVLEEGNGEIVTWKRPSEKTPVSDYLPCQHCYAMFKRTELWRHEKTCRARKVDTKRGKRGRIQKTSSQLIPIMKSSDGIQNLIHTMLQDKVTSQIRSDTMICKYGDTLFARKGREQSQHRYIARKMRELGRFVMAAKEIDKSVKGLKDLCDPTKFNLTIKAVRRVSNYSTSTTEYAKPSTAVKIGFSLKGATETWIGHCLRTSDVLGEQKAKKFKELLESSWSSYVSTNAHSTMEQRRWNKEDCVPLTEDVITLQNYLRKIEDESKAELKKSVSTTAYKRLCESLLAQIIVFNKNREGEASRLTLETYLKADTAPVNKDIYDTLSPMEKQMSHRLTRIVTRGKRGRKVPILLLERTRASLDFLIKKRSDVGILDDNPYLFARIGTTTNIHGCDCLRKYAVESKASNPELLRSTKLRKHVATLCQLLNLDHQELEQVARFMGHDMRVHCEYYRQTDKTFQVAKIGKLLFAMEQGAKSLKGKSLKTLDSVVFDERHDRPPTTGSRRGEEGQTSGADRPLEVTDDGDLQHLSTPSSPVERPKKTATRRRHDDNARSESDVDEEESQQQTPERPPVDWSDDERGGKQQPMMNTPPPVKRRKKTSTKQKHDEDTGDEEQSITATKSSAKKRKKTAATATAERGKTGGKEQPMMNTPPPIKRRKKTSTKQKHDEDSEEEEQSITSTQSSAKEGQKTAAERGKTDAKIQVKRPWTNQEKSAVQRGMAKFIALKKVPGKTDCLLCIRKESPVLRTRTWKDIKYFVHNEIVRNKRKLEF
- the LOC104929912 gene encoding uncharacterized protein LOC104929912 isoform X2; protein product: MDLPFEMDSSTISGSINDQPTSTHNHDGLLVEECCQSVFVAPDSSTSDHESPHLKAGISESESSEKLLSFHYGSDKKHSYSSDADDEDEDDLFSNSGSGEEYQPSSTPSSSDSEEFSEKEKKSSRHTIPEKDHCHQSSGEHEQLEALDLSTKNTSPHPFEKRKGGKKGGKKQQGGDKRQKVTVNTSQKKGKRTRNKPQYCVYCGKSNLKIARHLQRKHKDEADVAHAFSFPVGSKERKVLLETLRNKGNWQHNLKVLEEGNGEIVTWKRPSEKTPVSDYLPCQHCYAMFKRTELWRHEKTCRARKVDTKRGKRGRIQKTSSQLIPIMKSSDGIQNLIHTMLQDKVTSQIRSDTMICKYGDTLFARKGREQSQHRYIARKMRELGRFVMAAKEIDKSVKGLKDLCDPTKFNLTIKAVRRVSNYSTSTTEYAKPSTAVKIGFSLKGATETWIGHCLRTSDVLGEQKAKKFKELLESSWSSYVSTNAHSTMEQRRWNKEDCVPLTEDVITLQNYLRKIEDESKAELKKSVSTTAYKRLCESLLAQIIVFNKNREGEASRLTLETYLKADTAPVNKDIYDTLSPMEKQMSHRLTRIVTRGKRGRKVPILLLERTRASLDFLIKKRSDVGILDDNPYLFARIGTTTNIHGCDCLRKYAVESKASNPELLRSTKLRKHVATLCQLLNLDHQELEQVARFMGHDMRVHCEYYRQTDKTFQVAKIGKLLFAMEQGAKSLKGKSLKTLDSVVFDERHDRPPTTGSRRGEEGQTSGADRPLEVTDDGDLQHLSTPSSPVERPKKTATRRRHDDNARSESDVDEEESQQQTPERPPVDWSDDERGGKQQPMMNTPPPVKRRKKTSTKQKHDEDTGDEEQSITATKSSAKKRKKTAATATAERGKTGGKEQPMMNTPPPIKRRKKTSTKQKHDEDSEEEQSITSTQSSAKEGQKTAAERGKTDAKIQVKRPWTNQEKSAVQRGMAKFIALKKVPGKTDCLLCIRKESPVLRTRTWKDIKYFVHNEIVRNKRKLEF
- the LOC104929912 gene encoding uncharacterized protein LOC104929912 isoform X5, translating into MDLPFEMDSSTISGSINDQPTSTHNHDGLLVEECCQSVFVAPDSSTSDHESPHLKAGISESESSEKLLSFHYGSDKKHSYSSDADDEDEDDLFSNSGSGEEYQPSSTPSSSDSEEFSEKEKKSSRHTIPEKDHCHQSSGEHEQLEALDLSTKNTSPHPFEKRKGGKKGGKKQQGGDKRQKVTVNTSQKKGKRTRNKPQYCVYCGKSNLKIARHLQRKHKDEADVAHAFSFPVGSKERKVLLETLRNKGNWQHNLKVLEEGNGEIVTWKRPSEKTPVSDYLPCQHCYAMFKRTELWRHEKTCRARKVDTKRGKRGRIQKTSSQLIPIMKSSDGIQNLIHTMLQDKVTSQIRSDTMICKYGDTLFARKGREQSQHRYIARKMRELGRFVMAAKEIDKSVKGLKDLCDPTKFNLTIKAVRRVSNYSTSTTEYAKPSTAVKIGFSLKGATETWIGHCLRTSDVLGEQKAKKFKELLESSWSSYVSTNAHSTMEQRRWNKEDCVPLTEDVITLQNYLRKIEDESKAELKKSVSTTAYKRLCESLLAQIIVFNKNREGEASRLTLETYLKADTAPVNKDIYDTLSPMEKQMSHRLTRIVTRGKRGRKVPILLLERTRASLDFLIKKRSDVGILDDNPYLFARIGTTTNIHGCDCLRKYAVESKASNPELLRSTKLRKHVATLCQLLNLDHQELEQVARFMGHDMRVHCEYYRQTDKTFQVAKIGKLLFAMEQGAKSLKGKSLKTLDSVVFDERHDRPPTTGSRRGEEGQTSGADRPLEVTDDGDLQHLSTPSSPVERPKKTATRRRHDDNARSESDVDEEESQQQTPERPPVDWSDDERGGKQQPMMNTPPPVKRRKKTSTKQKHDEDTGDEEQSITATKSSAKKRKKTAATATAERGKTGGKEQPMMNTPPPIKRRKKTSTKQKHDEDSEEEEQSITSTQSSAKEGQKTAAERGKTVAGVTEHQWWWKGAAHDEHSTTYQEAKKDLN
- the LOC104929912 gene encoding uncharacterized protein LOC104929912 isoform X8, giving the protein MDLPFEMDSSTISGSINDQPTSTHNHDGLLVEECCQSVFVAPDSSTSDHESPHLKAGISESESSEKLLSFHYGSDKKHSYSSDADDEDEDDLFSNSGSGEEYQPSSTPSSSDSEEFSEKEKKSSRHTIPEKDHCHQSSGEHEQLEALDLSTKNTSPHPFEKRKGGKKGGKKQQGGDKRQKVTVNTSQKKGKRTRNKPQYCVYCGKSNLKIARHLQRKHKDEADVAHAFSFPVGSKERKVLLETLRNKGNWQHNLKVLEEGNGEIVTWKRPSEKTPVSDYLPCQHCYAMFKRTELWRHEKTCRARKVDTKRGKRGRIQKTSSQLIPIMKSSDGIQNLIHTMLQDKVTSQIRSDTMICKYGDTLFARKGREQSQHRYIARKMRELGRFVMAAKEIDKSVKGLKDLCDPTKFNLTIKAVRRVSNYSTSTTEYAKPSTAVKIGFSLKGATETWIGHCLRTSDVLGEQKAKKFKELLESSWSSYVSTNAHSTMEQRRWNKEDCVPLTEDVITLQNYLRKIEDESKAELKKSVSTTAYKRLCESLLAQIIVFNKNREGEASRLTLETYLKADTAPVNKDIYDTLSPMEKQMSHRLTRIVTRGKRGRKVPILLLERTRASLDFLIKKRSDVGILDDNPYLFARIGTTTNIHGCDCLRKYAVESKASNPELLRSTKLRKHVATLCQLLNLDHQELEQVARFMGHDMRVHCEYYRQTDKTFQVAKIGKLLFAMEQGAKSLKGKSLKTLDSVVFDERHDRPPTTGSRRGEEGQTSGADRPLEVTDDGDLQHLSTPSSPVERPKKTATRRRHDDNARSESDVDEEESQQQTPERPPVDWSDDERGGKEQPMMNTPPPIKRRKKTSTKQKHDEDSEEEEQSITSTQSSAKEGQKTAAERGKTDAKIQVKRPWTNQEKSAVQRGMAKFIALKKVPGKTDCLLCIRKESPVLRTRTWKDIKYFVHNEIVRNKRKLEF
- the LOC104929912 gene encoding uncharacterized protein LOC104929912 isoform X4; protein product: MDLPFEMDSSTISGSINDQPTSTHNHDGLLVEECCQSVFVAPDSSTSDHESPHLKAGISESESSEKLLSFHYGSDKKHSYSSDADDEDEDDLFSNSGSGEEYQPSSTPSSSDSEEFSEKEKKSSRHTIPEKDHCHQSSGEHEQLEALDLSTKNTSPHPFEKRKGGKKGGKKQQGGDKRQKVTVNTSQKKGKRTRNKPQYCVYCGKSNLKIARHLQRKHKDEADVAHAFSFPVGSKERKVLLETLRNKGNWQHNLKVLEEGNGEIVTWKRPSEKTPVSDYLPCQHCYAMFKRTELWRHEKTCRARKVDTKRGKRGRIQKTSSQLIPIMKSSDGIQNLIHTMLQDKVTSQIRSDTMICKYGDTLFARKGREQSQHRYIARKMRELGRFVMAAKEIDKSVKGLKDLCDPTKFNLTIKAVRRVSNYSTSTTEYAKPSTAVKIGFSLKGATETWIGHCLRTSDVLGEQKAKKFKELLESSWSSYVSTNAHSTMEQRRWNKEDCVPLTEDVITLQNYLRKIEDESKAELKKSVSTTAYKRLCESLLAQIIVFNKNREGEASRLTLETYLKADTAPVNKDIYDTLSPMEKQMSHRLTRIVTRGKRGRKVPILLLERTRASLDFLIKKRSDVGILDDNPYLFARIGTTTNIHGCDCLRKYAVESKASNPELLRSTKLRKHVATLCQLLNLDHQELEQVARFMGHDMRVHCEYYRQTDKTFQVAKIGKLLFAMEQGAKSLKGKSLKTLDSVVFDERHDRPPTTGSRRGEEGQTSGADRPLEVTDDGDLQHLSTPSSPVERPKKTATRRRHDDNARSESDVDEEESQQQTPERPPVDWSDDERGGKQQPMMNTPPPVKRRKKTSTKQKHDEDTGDEEQSITATKSSAKKRKKTAATATAERGKTGGKEQPMMNTPPPIKRRKKTSTKQKHDEDSEEEEQSITSTQSSAKEGQKTAAERGKTGGKEQPMMNTPPPIKRRKKTSTKQKHDEDSGESVI
- the LOC104929912 gene encoding uncharacterized protein LOC104929912 isoform X10, translating into MDLPFEMDSSTISGSINDQPTSTHNHDGLLVEECCQSVFVAPDSSTSDHESPHLKAGISESESSEKLLSFHYGSDKKHSYSSDADDEDEDDLFSNSGSGEEYQPSSTPSSSDSEEFSEKEKKSSRHTIPEKDHCHQSSGEHEQLEALDLSTKNTSPHPFEKRKGGKKGGKKQQGGDKRQKVTVNTSQKKGKRTRNKPQYCVYCGKSNLKIARHLQRKHKDEADVAHAFSFPVGSKERKVLLETLRNKGNWQHNLKVLEEGNGEIVTWKRPSEKTPVSDYLPCQHCYAMFKRTELWRHEKTCRARKVDTKRGKRGRIQKTSSQLIPIMKSSDGIQNLIHTMLQDKVTSQIRSDTMICKYGDTLFARKGREQSQHRYIARKMRELGRFVMAAKEIDKSVKGLKDLCDPTKFNLTIKAVRRVSNYSTSTTEYAKPSTAVKIGFSLKGATETWIGHCLRTSDVLGEQKAKKFKELLESSWSSYVSTNAHSTMEQRRWNKEDCVPLTEDVITLQNYLRKIEDESKAELKKSVSTTAYKRLCESLLAQIIVFNKNREGEASRLTLETYLKADTAPVNKDIYDTLSPMEKQMSHRLTRIVTRGKRGRKVPILLLERTRASLDFLIKKRSDVGILDDNPYLFARIGTTTNIHGCDCLRKYAVESKASNPELLRSTKLRKHVATLCQLLNLDHQELEQVARFMGHDMRVHCEYYRQTDKTFQVAKIGKLLFAMEQGAKSLKGKSLKTLDSVVFDERHDRPPTTGSRRGEEGQTSGADRPLEVTDDGDLQHLSTPSSPVERPKKTATRRRHDDNARSESDVDEEESQQQTPERPPVDWSDDERGGKQQPMMNTPPPVKRRKKTSTKQKHDEDTGDEEQSITATKSSAKKRKKTAATATAERGKTVAGVTEHQWWWKGAAHDEHSTTYQEAKKDLN
- the LOC104929912 gene encoding uncharacterized protein LOC104929912 isoform X9: MDLPFEMDSSTISGSINDQPTSTHNHDGLLVEECCQSVFVAPDSSTSDHESPHLKAGISESESSEKLLSFHYGSDKKHSYSSDADDEDEDDLFSNSGSGEEYQPSSTPSSSDSEEFSEKEKKSSRHTIPEKDHCHQSSGEHEQLEALDLSTKNTSPHPFEKRKGGKKGGKKQQGGDKRQKVTVNTSQKKGKRTRNKPQYCVYCGKSNLKIARHLQRKHKDEADVAHAFSFPVGSKERKVLLETLRNKGNWQHNLKVLEEGNGEIVTWKRPSEKTPVSDYLPCQHCYAMFKRTELWRHEKTCRARKVDTKRGKRGRIQKTSSQLIPIMKSSDGIQNLIHTMLQDKVTSQIRSDTMICKYGDTLFARKGREQSQHRYIARKMRELGRFVMAAKEIDKSVKGLKDLCDPTKFNLTIKAVRRVSNYSTSTTEYAKPSTAVKIGFSLKGATETWIGHCLRTSDVLGEQKAKKFKELLESSWSSYVSTNAHSTMEQRRWNKEDCVPLTEDVITLQNYLRKIEDESKAELKKSVSTTAYKRLCESLLAQIIVFNKNREGEASRLTLETYLKADTAPVNKDIYDTLSPMEKQMSHRLTRIVTRGKRGRKVPILLLERTRASLDFLIKKRSDVGILDDNPYLFARIGTTTNIHGCDCLRKYAVESKASNPELLRSTKLRKHVATLCQLLNLDHQELEQVARFMGHDMRVHCEYYRQTDKTFQVAKIGKLLFAMEQGAKSLKGKSLKTLDSVVFDERHDRPPTTGSRRGEEGQTSGADRPLEVTDDGDLQHLSTPSSPVERPKKTATRRRHDDNARSESDVDEEESQQQTPERPPVDWSDDERGGKQQPMMNTPPPVKRRKKTSTKQKHDEDTGDEEQSITATKSSAKKRKKTAATATAERGKTVAGVTEHQWWKRSKSTVVLWSLIPQATQHIC